DNA from Spirochaetota bacterium:
TGAACTTGGCCGCAGTCATGACCTGTTCCAGACCGAGGGCGATGTTTGCCCGGGGTTCCGCATAGGTATCGCTACCAAGGAGCTGCAGCAGGCCCAGGAGCCTTGTGACCATGCCACCGCCGTCGGCCATCATGGGGAGTACGCCGTCATAGCCGCTTGCGCTGTTGCCGGTAAGAACACTTATAGGAGTACGCAAAATGTCGCGTGGTAGATAATTATTGATGCTACTAGAATAAGGATTTACATCACCATTAGTATCTACAGCAACATTAGGATTAAAATATTGATAATCGTCACCGGTTTCATCCTTAACCCGTTGCACCCAACGATTTGATGGGGAATCGAATCGACGGAACATCGGTTTACCGAGCGGCATGAGAACACCTTCAAGCAAATCCGCCATCGGATACTTGTGAGGAGATGCTGGTGAATAATTGTAGTTATACCCTGATGCTGACTTATTATACAAAGTTCCATCATGAAGAACTCCGGTAAGTGCTGCCAGAACAGGAGCCAGTTTATTTCTATTTGCCCAGGCTGTAGTCCATGTTGAGGTACGATTATCAGAAAGGATATCAACTGCATTTTCTGTCAAAAAAGCCATGCGGGCGACCGGCTCGATATTTCTCCCAACTGCGTCAGGAAGTACATAACCGCCACCCAAAACTTTATTGAACAAGAATTCCGGATTGATCTTTATCTCTAGAGAACCTATATCCAATAAAACAATTTCACGGCAAAACACAGTAATTCGTCCATCACCGGGTCTATCGGAATCACCATAATCAGGTGAATTTTTATAATTTGAATTATATGCAGTAGCCGGAATACCTTCACTTCCGAGTTTGACCCAGCGTCCATTTGCTGTCCCTTTTTTAGCATTGGCAAGGCCTACAGCACCATTGGCTTCAATCAAGATAAATGCTCCGGCAGATTGTGTTCCCAAAACATCAATATACATGGGGATAATAAACACCATTTTTTTCTCATAAAGAAACCACTGTATGTTTCTATAAATGGCTTCTTCTTGAGTGGCACATTCTCTTGTAGAAATGCCAGAACCTGCGGATGTTTCCTGTTTGTGTGATATTCTTTCATATAATTTAAACTGTTTAGCTTCAACTGTTATTTCAGAGGATTTTAAAGATTTTAATTTATATTTTGCTGCATCGGTTGTCCCTTCAACATAATCAGATCCTGCTTCATTCATTGGAGGCATATTATATCGAGCATATGCTATACCCCATATTAATTCATACATATCAATTAAATAGTAATCAGATTTCACTATATCCTGATAGCGGTTCGCCCTCTGGGCATTGGCATCATCAGGGTCGGCAATGTCGTCACCGATCCCTGTTTGGTTAGAATTCGGATAAAAATATTCCCATGTAGTCGGGCTTGATGAAGGTTTATACACATAGGCATAGACCTCGCCATTTGGCTTATAGTATATATTCACTGTCTTTCTGCCGTTGACAGGCATGGTATAGCTTGTTGTTGCAGGATGGGTTGAATCATTGGTATAGGTCGTTGAGTAGTATGGCCCCTGTCCGTCCCAGGCGACCCGGGCTACCCAGCCCATGAGGAATTGTGACGTGTTAAGCACTCCCTTACCATCAGCCACCTTGGGCCAGTAAGTGCGGTAGTCATTTTTATAATTAGTAGAAGCAAGAGTCGCAGCATTTGTTTCAGTTTCAGAATCGTCAACTTCTACGGCAGTTTCCCCTCCATTGGGAATCCCCGCATCGCCGGCACAGTTGGAAGGCAACAGCAGCATGGTGGGATAATCATATCCCAGATAAAATTTATGGGAATCTCGCTGAGTATAGCTAAAAGGCAAATAACTGCGGGAAATATGGTTGCCCTGGGTATTACGTTTTGCAAGGGCAAGGGCATATGAATCCATTAAACCACAACCGGGTATAACACTACCTGAAAGTGCTGACAAAGAATCCTTGGATGTTAATGAAAACATACTATCATTAATGGTTATTATTCCTTTCGTAGCGATTCCATGACCATAGTTAAAATTAGTATAATTACCTTCTTCAGAGGCTGATCCAACTCGGGCAAGGAACCCAAAATTATAAGCCGCACCGACCGTGTATACCAGGTGGTCCAAATACGACATCTGCGACCAGGATGAATCGGAACTCCTGCTCTTCATCCTCCCATTGTACTGCATCGTTCTCTTAAGGGTAGGCTCCAGCGCATTGGCGCTGTTGGAATAATCGATTCCAGCGGCTTTTAATTTTCCCAGACCCACCATTAACGATTCAATGGGCGACTGTTTGTCTGCATTGATTATCGAATAATCAGCGCCTCCGGTGCCGTCATTGCGGATAAATAGCTTCACCAGGGTGGGTAGCATGTCGCGAAGGGTTTCCTTAAATGACGCGTTCACATATCCGGTGGCAACACTAGAATTATGATAATCCGTGCTGCTTTCATAGGTGCTTGTGCCGATCTCATCCGCGGCAAAATAATTAGACATGTTCACGATGGCGTTCTCGATTTTCGTGGTCGCATTGGCGTCCGCATTCAGCAGGGCCGGCAGGTCTTCAAGGATCATGGCATCTATGGTGGCCCTCACCGTCTCATCGCTGGCCGCTATGGTATTGAGTCCGTATAGAAGCTTGATGACCCCCTTGACCGCGTTGCCCAGGTCGGTGTTGACCGTATAGGGGGCGCTGTTCGCTGCGTCGCGATTGGTCGCAAGCGCATTGGCGCCGTTCACCCACATCGGATAGTCGCAGCTCATGGTCACCTTGCCGGCCAGTTTGGCCAGCTTGGTGATATCATACTCGATTTTGACCGACCGGGTCCGGTTGTTCCAGTTGGTGCCATTGTCGGTGAGGCACCGATCGCTCGAGGTCAGCTCCAGGGAATTGCCTGACTGATTGTCCGCGTCATAGAGGGTGACTTTGATGCCAATGGGCACCGAAATTGACGATATAGCCCCGGCATGGGCGCCGAGGGCCGATGTGGAATAAGACCCCGCTGGAAGATCGATGTAAAGAGACGAGCTTGTTTCGTCATACATGTTGTTATCATAGAACCGCACCTTCATCATGTTCCCCATGTCGGATTCTATTTCCTGTGGGGTCTTTTCAGTGACGAGATAATCCACCACCTGTTCAGCTATGTCAAGAACGTCACCGCCCAGGTTGGTGTTGGTCACTACCATGTCAAGGGCCGCGTAAAACTGGGCGAGCCGGTCGATGGAGCCGTTGGTTGTGTCATAATACCCGCCGTCACTGGTGGAGGGATCGTCGTAATGATAAACATTGGCCGTGTCCATCATTATCTTCAGCACACCGTGGAGCTCTTTGATCATGGGAACCAGGAACGGTGCCTCCACAAGGCCCACCGCGTCCCTGAGAAAAAGCGGCGTATTATAGCCGTTGATCATCATGTCTCCGAGGCCGTCGTTCAGCTTCTGGGAATCAAGGCTTTCAACGAGGCTGTTCAGGGCGGGAAAACCCTCAAAGAGCCTGAGGAGGCTGTATTCAGGTTCCTGATCATTTCCCTGGAATCCAGCCATCTGGCCTTTGGAACAGCCGGTATATATCGACATGGTAAAAAGCGCGCTAATTAAAACAAAAAGAATTTTTTTCATATCCAGATCCTCCCAACTCAATCATTCAAGCATCTATTTCTGTATAAAATAAAAACCGTCCGGCCGGTATTTATATATTGATTTGTGAACAAATACATTCTTTAAAATTCTAGACTAATTTTTGGTAATTTTCATGAATTATGGCTTTTTAGAAATGCACCCAACAAGTTTTTTCACTTAATATATTTATACTTTACCGCAATTGTAATAGTGAAAGATTAATTTTTTCCTCTCACCATAAAGCGCGAAAAATACATGCATGTGTTTTGAAAATAAGGTAATGGTTCATTTCTGTCAACTGAAAAAACTGAAGATTCAGTTTTTAGAATGTATTAAGGAATAAAAATACAATGCTATTTTGTAATGTATACTGTATTTTAAAAATATCTGAACCTATATTACCGCCATTGGCAACCAATCTAATATTGACTATTTTTTATTTATTGTCCAATCAATAATTTGGTTGCAAATCAACGGCAAAATGGCTTATTAAAAAAAATTTTATGCGTCAGTATATGCAGAATTACGATCCGAAGATTTCCTTTCTATAGGAATCATCGGTATTGCCATATCATCTATTTGAAAAAAACGTAATCATGCTTTCATTGTAACTATTGTTACTAATTGAACGGTATTAATACTTGACGCGAATGCTGTTTGTCAATTATCAACCCATTGTCATTTTCCCTGATCCGAACCGCTGTTAACCAGGGACAATGGATCAGATCAAATCGAAAGAATCGGATCTGTTGCGGGATATCATGAAAAAATCACTATTATTTTTCCTTTTTAGCCTGCGCTCCCTGACCGTTGCGATCCTGGCGACGTTCATCTTCGGCATCCCGGCACTGATCGTCGCATTACTGGACAGGACAGGGAGGGCGCCCTACCGCATCGGCCAGGTATGGGCCAGGATGATACTCCGCCTGAACGGGGTGCGCATCCGTGCGGTGGGCCTGGAAAACATCGACCGCAACAGGTCCTATGTATTCTTCTCCAATCACCAGAGCAATCTCGACGGTCTTGCCATAGGAACGACCCTTCCCTCTCCGCTCCGCTTTGTCATCAAGAAGTCTCTTTTGAGGATACCGATAATGGGACAGGCCTTCAAGCTGGGGAGGATGATTCCCATAGACCGCAGGGACGGCCGGAGCGCCGTCGATACCATCAATCGCTACGGCAGGGAACTCCGTAACGGCATCAGCGTTCTCTTCTTCGGCGAGGGGAGGAGGAGCAGGGACGGCAGGCTGCAGCCTTTCAAAAAAGGAGGGTTCATCTTTTCCATAACGTCGAAACTTCCCCTGGTGCCGATCACCGTGGCCAACAGCTTCAACCTGATGCCGTCAGGGGTCGTGGGCATAAAAAAGGGGACCATCACGATCATCATAGGCAAGGCGATTCCCACCATCGATTGCGGTATCGACCATGTTGAAAGCCTCATGAACAGGGTGCATTCGGTTATTTCCGAGAACCTGGAGAACCATTCTACCTGCAAGGTCTGATGCCACCGCATGGAAAAACCTTGACAATGCCGGAATTGCATCAATAATTCATTACCATGTGTCATACCACCATGGAATAATACCTGTTTTTTATCAGAGGTTAATGTACATGAAACTGAAAAAATTATTTACCGTTACAGCCGCTATAATACTTTCCATTGTCTTGCTTATCGCTATCGCCGGAGGCGCCGCCTACTTCGTCCTCATGCAGAAGCCGAGCGTGAAATTCCTCCTTACCAACTCCGGCTTCAGAAACCCGGCCCATTATTCCAATAAGGAAGAGTCCATTGACGTCAAAGGCGAGAAGGTGCCGGTGATCCTGTACCGCCATGATTCGGCAAAATCGAAAAAGTATTTCATGCTCCAGCACGGCCTCACGCCCCAGGGACACAAGCATCCCAAGATCGACCGCTTCGCCGCGAGCCTCTGCGAAGCCACGGGAATGAACGTGGCGATACCCTATGTAAAGGGAAGTATTGAGGGAGGGTCACTTGCCAATACATACGAGGCCATGGCCGATATTTACAGGGCCCTGGTAAAAACATATCCGGGAAGCTACCGCGCTTTCGGCGCCTGCATCGGCGCGAACATTCTCCTGGTTGCCCTGAACCGCGTGCCTGACGAAATATATCCGGAAAAAATATTCATGCTCGGCCCCTTCTTTGACGGCAGGACACTCTTTGATTTTTACAACAAGATATCGAAGCCAGAAGATATAGATATCATGGTCAAGATGGCCATCACCCTGAACATGGACGTTTTCTCCGAAAACGAAAAGGACCTCATCCGCAAGGCCATTGCCGCGTCCAAGCCCGGCACCACGGACCGGAGCGAAATGAAAAAGATCCTCGGCACAAAACTCTTCAGCGACATCGCCGTGGTGAAGCTCCATCATAAGGATTTCGAGAATATTAACCCGAAGACCATGTTCGGGAAAAATAAGGGTCGATGCAAATACTTCATCCTCCACTCCAAGACGGACAACATCATTCCTTATTTCGAAGGTAAAAACCTGGCGGACTTCATGAAAAAGAGCGGTATCAGCACCAAATTCCTCGGCACGGAGTACGTGGAGCACGCCCAGAACCAGGCTTCCGTGACCGGCTTCCTCAAGGAAATGAAATACCTGATCCGGTTCTTCGACGAGCTCTTTGAAGGGGACGTGGAGTTTTAAACAAAGGCGGGGATGCGCATCCTCGACTTAGTCATGGCATTACTACAATGGATACCATACTCGACGAAAAAACAACCTTTCTCCACCGCATCATCGATTCCTACGGTTCCCTTGCCGTGGCCTTTTCCGGCGGCGTGGACAGCACCTTCCTCCTGAAGGTGGCCAAGGAACGCTTGGGAAATCGCGTCATTGCCGTCACCGTGCGGTCGCCCCTGACCCCGCCCGAGGAGATCGATGAGACGCGGAATTTTACCGCCCTTGAAAAAATCAGCCACGAGATAGTCGCTGTGGACATTTTCAAAAACGACAGGGTCATCGCCAATCCCCTGGACCGCTGCTACCATTGCAAGCTCGATATTTTCCGCGCCATAATCGCCTGCGCCTCGTCGCGGGGAATCAGCCATGTGGCGGAAGGGTCCAACCTGGACGACCGGGACGATTACCGGCCCGGTGCCAGGGCCATCGCAGAGCTTTCGGTCCTGACCCCCCTCATGGAAGCGGGCTTCACCAAGAATGACATCAGGGAGGCCTCCCGGGCCATGGGCCTTGGGGCATGGGACAAGCCGGCCGCTCCCTGCCTGGCCACGCGGATCCCCTGCGGCACTGCCATCACAGAGGAAAGGCTCGATGCCGTGTACCGGGCCGAGTTGTTTCTTCACGGCATCGGCCTCCGGGACGTGCGGGTCCGCCACCACGGAACCATCGCCCGGATCGAGGTCCCTCCTGAAGACCGGGAGATAATACTCACCAACGCGACGGCCGTCGCGGAGGCCCTTAAAAGGCTCGGCTTTGCCCATATAGCGCTTGACATCGAGGGGTATCGCAGGGGCAGCATGAATGAATCGACTGAGAAGGGGAGGTCCAATGGACAGGGATAAAATCCGCGAGCTTCTGGAAAGGGTCAGGAGCGGCGAGACCGCCGTGCAGGAGGCGATGGACGCCCTCAGGATGCTCCCCTTCGAGGACCTCGGCTTCGCCAGGACCGACAATCACCGGGCCCTCCGCACCGGATACCCGGAAGTGATATACTGCGCGGGCAAAACCATCGCCCAGATTTGCGCCATCGTCGAGCGCCTGTCGGCGGCCCACCGGACCATCATCGCCAGCCGCGCCACCGACGAGGTATACGAGGCAGTGAAAAAGGCGAGCCCCGGGGCCGTGTTTAAAAAGGACGCCCGCCTCATCATCATCGGCGAGCCGGTGAAGCCAAAGACCGAAAAGAAGATATTGGTCATCACCGCAGGCACCTCCGACATCCCCGTGGCCGAGGAGGCCGCTGTCACGGCCGAGGCCATGGCTAATCCGGTGGAGCGCCTCTTCGACGTGGGCGTAGCCGGCATTCACCGCCTCTTTGAAAACGCGTCGAGCCTCTTCAGCGCCAATGTCCTCGTGGCCGTGGCCGGGATGGACGGCGCCCTTCCCAGCGTCATCGGCGGACTCGTCGACAGGCCGGTCATTGCCGTGCCCACCAGCGTTGGCTACGGCGCGAGCTTCGGCGGCATCGGCGCCCTCCTCACCATGCTGAATTCCTGCGCCCCCGGCGTGGCCGTGGTGAACATCGACAACGGCTTCGGTGCCGGATACCTCGCCGGCATGATCAACCGGATAGGGGAGTGACATGAAGATCGCCTATTTCGACTGCTTTTCCGGCGTGAGTGGCGACATGGTCCTGGGAGCCCTCATCGACGCCGGACTTGACCTGGACAGGTTAAAAAAAATCCTCTCCACCATTCCTCTTTCAGGATACGAGATCACGGCCGAGAAGGTCATGAAAAACGGCATCGCCGGCACCAGCTTCAGGGTCATCGCGGAGAAAACGGACCAGGCGCGCCACCTCGATGATATACTTCAGCTCATAAACAAGAGCTCCCTTTCAGAAAAGGCAAAGGAATCCGCCGGCGCCATCTTCCGCGCAATAGCAACGGTGGAGGCCAATATTCACGGCACCACCATAGACAAAATACATTTCCACGAGATCGGCGCAGTCGATTCCATCATTGACATCGCCGGGGCCTGCGCCGCCCTTGACATGATGGGGATCGGCGCGGTATTCTGCTCCCGCGTGAACGTGGGGAGCGGATTTATCAAAACAGACCACGGCATGCTCCCGGTGCCTGCCCCCGCCACGGCAAAGCTCCTGGCAGGCGCCCCTGTCTATTCAAGCGGCATCGAGGCTGAGCTCGCCACACCCACCGGCGCGGCCATCATGAAGCATTTCGCCGGGCGCTTCGGTCCACTGCCGGACATGACGGTCCGTACCATAGGCCATGGCGCCGGCATGAAGGACCTCCCGGCGCCGAACATACTCCGCGTCTACATCGGCGAGGACGACGCCCGGGAAGGCTATGACAGGGTCCTCTCCCTTGAAACGAACATCGACGACATGAACCCGGAATTCTATCAGCACGCCTGCGAGCGGCTCCTCGAGGCCGGGGCCCTGGACGTGTACACCACGCCGATCATCATGAAGAAGGGCCGCCCCGGGGCGCTCCTCACGGTGCTGGCCCGGGAGGAGCTGCGCGAAACCCTTACGGAGATACTCTTCGCCGAGACCACCACCGCCGGCGTGCGCGTCTCCAGGCTCGAGCGCACGGTCCTCGATCGGGAGATGCGGCGCCTGCAAACGCGCTTCGGCGAGATATCGGTAAAGATACTCTCCCGGGGCGGGCGGGTCCTCACCGTGTCCCCCGAATACGAAGAGTGCCGGGCCATAGCGAAGGAGCGGAAGGTTCCCCTCAAAGAGGTATATGACGAAGCGAAAAAAATCGCGGCCGCCCTCGTACCGGAGTGAAACAAATGCTTCCCAGGGGCTACATACATATTTATACCGGCAACGGCAAGGGAAAGACCAGCGCGGCCCTGGGCCTCGCCTTCCGCGCCTCCGGCTCGGGACTCCGGACCATCGTCATCCAGTTCATGAAGGGGCTTCCCACGGGGGAGCTTGAAGCTGCCTCGAAGACCGGCGGTCTCGTCACCATCGAGCGGTACGGAAGCAGGCGTTTCTGCAGGCCCGACGACGATTCCTTCGAGGAGCACAGGAAATACACGATAGAAGGATATGAACGGGCACGGCAGATCATAGCGGACGCCCTTTATGATATTGTCATTCTTGATGAAATCATCACCGCTGCAACATTCAAACTCCTGACCGACAGCGACATACTGGCCCTCTGCGACTCCCTGCATGAAAACACGGAGCTGGTTATGACCGGGAGGGGCGCCTCCGACGCGCTCATAGGCCGCGCGGACCTCGTCACGGAGATGAGGGAGATCAAACACTACTACCGGGCCGGCGTGGCGCCGCGCAGGGGGATTGAGGATTGACTTCATTTTTACGATACGCCATATCGGCCCTGTCTCTGACACTGTGTCTCGTCGTTCTCCGCAGTCCGGTTCTCGGCGCGGAGAAACCTCTCATCGGCATTGCGGCAACCCGCGGCAACAGCCCCCGGGCCATGGCCCTCACGGCGCTCCTTGAGGAAAACCTCTTGCGCGTCGTTGAAAAAAGCGGTGTCTTCCAGGCGGTGAACCCCGGCCTCTTCCGCGAAGAGATCAAAAAATTCGGCTGCACCGACGAGCAGTGCTTCCTCGGCTTTGCCAGGGACGCGGGCCTCTCCCTCGTCATACGGGGCGACCTGGACGACACTAACGATTTCATCGATCTTACACTCAAGGCCTTTGGCATCGATCTTCCGTACCAGCGCCAGGTCGTATATCAGTACAGGGTGCGAATACCCATGACCGGGCAATTCGGGCAGGTGGAATACAACAACATCACGGCGGAGCACACGGGCATATTCTTCTCCCGGCTCCTGTCGCGGTACCGGACCGCCCTTCCGGTCGCTGACGGCGACGATAATGTTATGGTTGTAAACCAGACCATAAGCGGGTCCTACGCCCTCTATCGACCCGAAGCTGCGCGGGACAAGGATTCCCTCCGCGCGTTCCGGCCCATCGGGAAAGCCCGCCTTTCTGCGGGAAGGATCGTCCAGTCCGACACACCGGCCCGGCCGGGGGACTTCATTTTGATCGGCTACAACGAAACCGCACAGTTTTTGGATAAGCTCACCTACGGCGGAAAGAAAGAAATCGTATTCCGGAAACCGGCAGCCCTGAATACACTCTACGCGCTCCTCCTCACCGGGCCCGCCAGCGCGGTCATGCCCCTCCTGGCGCCGACCCTGGGATACTACTCGTCCCGTGACTGGACCGGCCTGGCCCTCTGGACTTTCAGCGCCACGCCCTATCTCTACCTGGAGCTCAACGGCATAACCAACTACTACGTTAATTACTACAAGAAGGATAAGACCGTTCCCCGGGACGTCCAGGCCCAGCTCTATTTCGGCTGGTACATGCTCTGCGCCGGGGGCTCTTCCCTCCTCGTGGATTCCCTGGCTCACTCCATGCTCCTCAAAGCGGCCAATTTTCAGGGAATACAGCCCTACCTGGGAAGCGCCCTTACCGCGGGCTACCTGTCCCTGATAGCCGGCGGTGGAGGGCTTTTTTACCGGGGCCACCGTCTCTGGGGTTATCTCTATTTTCACGCGGACAACCTACTCCTGTATTTTACCCTGAGGGAGTTCTTCCCGGATAAAAAATACAATTCCCTGACGCGTACCTTTTCCACCGGGAAGATAAACAGGACCAGGGCCTACTCCCTGCTTTCGGCTGCCTGCGCGGTGAAGATAGCGGAGGTGATCCACGCGGTCCTGGTGCGGGACAACATCCGGAACGGCACTGAAATCGAAGAAGGATATTCCATAGAGCCGGTCATATACGCTGACGAAAAGAACGATATGGGTATGGGACTCCAGTATTCGTACAGATGGTGATACGACACCCCTCCCATCAAGGGAGGGGGATTATACTTGAAGGTATCAGTAAATAAAAAATGTTTCATAAATCAAACATTACGCTCCTTCTACTCACAACCCTCCTTCTTCTTACCCCGGGCAGCTCGCTTTTCGCCGAGCGGATCGCCGTGCCCGGCACCATCGCAGTTTTTCCGGTCCAGGACTCCGGCCTCCAGCTAAACGCCCTGTCCCGGAAGTCCGCCGATTCCGTCGCGGACGTATTCGACCGCCTGGGACGGTTCCTGCCGGTCGATGGCGACAGGGTCCAGAGGGCCATGGACGCCATGCAGAAGGGGGCCGGCGACGAGGCCCTTCTCAAGGCGGCCCGGGAGCTGGGCGCTGACCTGTACGCCGTGGTGTCCGTGTCCCTGGAAAGCGGCACTGTTTTCGGCACCATCGCCATCCGTCCTGTTTCGCCCCGCTACGGCCGGCTGCAGCAGGACATCACCGTCAGGAGCAAGGTCCTGATGAATATCCCCCTGAAGCTCTCCCGCGAGATAGCCCTGCTCCACAGGGACATGGCCATCGAGGCGCGCGTCGTGGAAACGCGGGAGGGCCTGAGCCTCCTCGACGCGGGACAGTGGCACGGCCTCGCGCCGGGGCGATACCGCATCGGTTCCGGAGCGTTCATTACCATACAAAACACCGGCAGGTACCGGTCCCTGGCCGCACTCCCGGAAGGACTGCCTCCATCGTCCCCGATAACAATAAAGGTCTACCCGCCGTACCGGGCCATAGTGCGGGAGCTCACAAAGCAGATCGATCACAACACCAACGGCAAGTACAGCCTGGCGGCCACCGGTGTCCAGGGCCAGGACCCGGAAAAAAAATTCACCCTGGGAATGTGCCTCGTTAATCCCGGCGCCAATGCCTGCCTTCCCGGCTACGGATCGTACCTGTCCACATCCTACCTGGGATTCAAGAACACGAGCCCCAGCATCGGGGGGATCGTGTTTTCATCACTTCTTATCGTCACGCACTTCATCCTCCCCGAAGCCATGACGAAATTCAAAATCAATTTCGTGCCCGGTATCATGGACAGCGACAAGACCGAGGCCATGAACAACCTCCAAATATTCTGCTGGGCCACGGTGCCCCTGACCGTATCCGTGGCCTACCTGGACCAGCTGGCATACCAGTTCAAGGTGAACAGCGCCCTGCCCCCCTTTTTCATGAACCGGAACGAGACCGCCCTGGCTCTATCACTTTTCATTCCCGGCGGGGGCATGTTCTACAAGGGCTACCGCCTTCCCGGCTGGGGTTTCTATCTCTCGGAGATGTTCCTTGCCGGATTCTGCGTGAACACCAAGAACGACAAAAAAAAGGTCCTCTACGGCGGCATTGCCCTGGGAGGGTTGAAGCTCGTCGAGCTCATCACCGCCTATTTCAGCCCACCGGCCTTCAGCTTTTTTAAATTCGAGCAGGAAGGAAGGATCAATCCCGCGTCCCTGTCAATGAGAATCGACCCTTCTGAAACAGGCGATCTGGTCTATAAACTGGGTATTTCCTGCATTTTTTAAAAAAAATTATCCAATACTTGACAAAGTATACGATTATCGTTATATTATACTTAAATCGTAAACATTGACGATATTGGTATAAATAACATTAATAAGTAATAATATGGATGAACCGCATCTAGATAATAAGAAATATCAGGATCTGATAATCACGGCCCGGGAACTTTTCTTCAAGCATGGAACC
Protein-coding regions in this window:
- a CDS encoding 1-acyl-sn-glycerol-3-phosphate acyltransferase, which translates into the protein MDQIKSKESDLLRDIMKKSLLFFLFSLRSLTVAILATFIFGIPALIVALLDRTGRAPYRIGQVWARMILRLNGVRIRAVGLENIDRNRSYVFFSNHQSNLDGLAIGTTLPSPLRFVIKKSLLRIPIMGQAFKLGRMIPIDRRDGRSAVDTINRYGRELRNGISVLFFGEGRRSRDGRLQPFKKGGFIFSITSKLPLVPITVANSFNLMPSGVVGIKKGTITIIIGKAIPTIDCGIDHVESLMNRVHSVISENLENHSTCKV
- a CDS encoding cob(I)yrinic acid a,c-diamide adenosyltransferase, coding for MLPRGYIHIYTGNGKGKTSAALGLAFRASGSGLRTIVIQFMKGLPTGELEAASKTGGLVTIERYGSRRFCRPDDDSFEEHRKYTIEGYERARQIIADALYDIVILDEIITAATFKLLTDSDILALCDSLHENTELVMTGRGASDALIGRADLVTEMREIKHYYRAGVAPRRGIED
- the larE gene encoding ATP-dependent sacrificial sulfur transferase LarE, translating into MDTILDEKTTFLHRIIDSYGSLAVAFSGGVDSTFLLKVAKERLGNRVIAVTVRSPLTPPEEIDETRNFTALEKISHEIVAVDIFKNDRVIANPLDRCYHCKLDIFRAIIACASSRGISHVAEGSNLDDRDDYRPGARAIAELSVLTPLMEAGFTKNDIREASRAMGLGAWDKPAAPCLATRIPCGTAITEERLDAVYRAELFLHGIGLRDVRVRHHGTIARIEVPPEDREIILTNATAVAEALKRLGFAHIALDIEGYRRGSMNESTEKGRSNGQG
- the larC gene encoding nickel pincer cofactor biosynthesis protein LarC — protein: MKIAYFDCFSGVSGDMVLGALIDAGLDLDRLKKILSTIPLSGYEITAEKVMKNGIAGTSFRVIAEKTDQARHLDDILQLINKSSLSEKAKESAGAIFRAIATVEANIHGTTIDKIHFHEIGAVDSIIDIAGACAALDMMGIGAVFCSRVNVGSGFIKTDHGMLPVPAPATAKLLAGAPVYSSGIEAELATPTGAAIMKHFAGRFGPLPDMTVRTIGHGAGMKDLPAPNILRVYIGEDDAREGYDRVLSLETNIDDMNPEFYQHACERLLEAGALDVYTTPIIMKKGRPGALLTVLAREELRETLTEILFAETTTAGVRVSRLERTVLDREMRRLQTRFGEISVKILSRGGRVLTVSPEYEECRAIAKERKVPLKEVYDEAKKIAAALVPE
- the larB gene encoding nickel pincer cofactor biosynthesis protein LarB: MDRDKIRELLERVRSGETAVQEAMDALRMLPFEDLGFARTDNHRALRTGYPEVIYCAGKTIAQICAIVERLSAAHRTIIASRATDEVYEAVKKASPGAVFKKDARLIIIGEPVKPKTEKKILVITAGTSDIPVAEEAAVTAEAMANPVERLFDVGVAGIHRLFENASSLFSANVLVAVAGMDGALPSVIGGLVDRPVIAVPTSVGYGASFGGIGALLTMLNSCAPGVAVVNIDNGFGAGYLAGMINRIGE